From the genome of Candidatus Ozemobacteraceae bacterium, one region includes:
- the whiG gene encoding RNA polymerase sigma factor WhiG: protein MNHDSQLSKAAREEKEREATEARKAAARAQDEEDQKLWQQYKTSRDQRIKDSLIMKYASFVKYVAGRIAVNLPSNVEFDDLVSYGILGLIDAIDKYDTARNVKFKTYAKTRIRGAIFDELRLLDWTPRSIRQKARKLEKAYAKLEGKLGRDATDEEIAEFLKIDISELHKLFDETKKSLLLSLDEIFYDDEEGSSRFDFVENQKSDNPQLKIEEAEAKRILADAISKLSERERMVITLYYYEDLTSKEIGKILGVSDSRVSQLHTKAILRLRGRLAR from the coding sequence GTGAACCACGATTCTCAATTGAGCAAGGCAGCCAGAGAAGAAAAGGAACGCGAGGCGACAGAGGCGCGAAAAGCCGCCGCACGCGCGCAGGACGAGGAAGACCAGAAGCTCTGGCAGCAGTACAAGACTTCCCGTGACCAGCGGATCAAGGATTCGCTGATCATGAAATACGCGTCGTTCGTCAAATACGTCGCCGGGCGCATCGCCGTGAACCTGCCCAGCAACGTCGAGTTCGACGACCTCGTCAGCTACGGCATTCTCGGCCTGATCGACGCGATAGACAAGTACGACACGGCCCGCAACGTCAAGTTCAAGACCTACGCAAAGACCCGCATCCGCGGCGCCATCTTCGACGAACTTCGCCTCCTCGACTGGACGCCGCGCTCGATCCGCCAGAAGGCTCGCAAACTCGAAAAGGCCTACGCCAAGCTCGAAGGCAAACTCGGCCGCGACGCGACCGACGAGGAAATCGCCGAGTTCCTGAAAATCGACATCTCCGAGCTTCACAAGCTGTTCGACGAGACGAAGAAGTCTCTCCTGCTCTCGCTCGACGAGATTTTCTACGACGACGAGGAAGGCTCCTCCCGCTTCGACTTCGTCGAAAACCAGAAAAGCGACAACCCCCAGCTGAAGATCGAGGAAGCCGAAGCCAAGCGGATTCTCGCCGACGCGATCTCGAAACTGTCCGAGCGCGAGCGCATGGTCATCACCCTGTATTACTACGAAGACCTGACCTCGAAGGAAATCGGAAAGATCCTCGGAGTTTCCGACTCGCGCGTCTCCCAGCTGCACACGAAGGCGATCCTCCGCCTGCGCGGCCGCCTCGCGCG